One genomic segment of Aquamicrobium lusatiense includes these proteins:
- the hdaA gene encoding DnaA regulatory inactivator HdaA, with protein MVQQPEKPRQLPLDFGHAPGYSRDELVVSPANEEAVALIDRWPDWPAPVMVLSGPTGAGKTHLAAIWRAQADAVALRPANISSSLETLETRPVLLDDVDRGPIDETGLFHLINHIRANDSHLLITARRFPAAWGVTLADLVSRLKAAPVVEIREPDDLLLAGVITKLFADRQIEVDLPVVQYLVRRIERSLATAIRVVERLDRMALEEHSRITRALAAEAVNAMDEGQAEFDL; from the coding sequence ATGGTACAGCAGCCCGAAAAACCACGGCAATTGCCGCTCGATTTCGGCCATGCGCCGGGCTATTCGCGCGATGAACTCGTCGTTTCGCCGGCCAACGAAGAGGCTGTGGCGCTCATCGACCGCTGGCCGGACTGGCCGGCGCCCGTCATGGTGCTTTCCGGCCCTACAGGTGCTGGAAAAACCCATCTGGCGGCGATCTGGCGCGCTCAGGCAGATGCTGTGGCGCTGAGGCCAGCCAACATCTCATCTTCACTGGAAACGCTCGAAACCCGGCCGGTGCTGCTCGATGATGTCGACCGCGGACCGATCGATGAAACCGGGTTGTTCCACCTGATCAATCATATACGCGCCAATGACAGCCATCTGCTGATCACCGCGCGCCGTTTTCCGGCTGCGTGGGGTGTGACGCTGGCGGATCTGGTGTCGCGCCTGAAAGCAGCGCCGGTGGTGGAAATACGCGAGCCGGATGACCTGTTGCTCGCCGGCGTCATAACCAAGCTCTTCGCAGACCGGCAGATCGAGGTCGATCTTCCGGTGGTTCAGTATCTCGTGCGCCGCATCGAGCGCTCGCTGGCAACCGCGATACGGGTGGTCGAGCGGCTGGATCGCATGGCTCTAGAAGAGCACAGCCGCATAACGCGCGCTCTTGCCGCCGAAGCCGTCAATGCCATGGACGAGGGGCAGGCCGAATTCGATCTCTGA
- a CDS encoding AI-2E family transporter — translation MAKATRPASDKDASRADMSVALRRQALFWGTAMVLLILFLYVFSGILLPFVAGMALAYFLDPVADRLQRLGLSRLMATIVILFAFVIVLVLGFVVLVPILASQMADFAARLPDYMTRLQALVTNFDPAWLERRFGVDAAGLKEGLNSLLTSGFGLLTSLFQSIWNSGMALVSVVSLLVVTPVVAFYMLLDWDRMIAVVDSWVPRDHVQTVRTIFSDINTATAGFVRGQGTLCLVLGGMYAFGLTLTGLNFSILIGLFAGLISFIPYVGSLTGLVLAVGVAFVQFWPDWIMVAAVACVFFVGQFIEGNILQPKLVGKSVGLHPVWLMFALFAFGALFGFVGLLIAVPAAAAIAVLVRFALSRYLESPLYKGISNEEAPAVARPGKD, via the coding sequence ATGGCAAAGGCAACACGACCGGCAAGCGATAAAGATGCCTCCAGAGCCGACATGTCTGTCGCTCTGAGACGGCAGGCGCTGTTCTGGGGAACAGCGATGGTTCTGCTGATCCTCTTTCTCTACGTGTTCTCGGGAATCCTGCTGCCTTTCGTAGCCGGCATGGCGCTCGCCTATTTCCTTGATCCGGTGGCTGATCGCCTGCAGCGTCTCGGGCTCTCGCGCCTGATGGCGACGATCGTCATTCTGTTCGCCTTCGTCATCGTGCTGGTGCTTGGCTTTGTCGTGCTGGTGCCCATCCTCGCATCCCAGATGGCGGATTTTGCCGCACGGCTGCCAGATTACATGACGCGGCTTCAGGCGCTGGTCACCAATTTCGACCCGGCATGGCTGGAACGCCGCTTCGGCGTTGATGCAGCGGGACTGAAGGAGGGGCTCAACTCCTTGCTGACCTCCGGATTCGGCCTGCTGACGTCTCTCTTCCAGTCGATCTGGAACTCGGGAATGGCGCTGGTTTCCGTGGTCAGCCTGCTGGTGGTGACGCCCGTGGTTGCATTCTACATGCTGCTCGACTGGGACCGCATGATCGCCGTCGTCGACAGCTGGGTGCCGCGCGACCATGTGCAGACGGTGCGGACGATTTTTTCCGACATCAACACGGCAACGGCCGGATTCGTGCGCGGGCAGGGCACTTTGTGCCTGGTTCTGGGGGGCATGTATGCGTTCGGCCTGACGCTGACGGGGCTCAACTTCAGCATCCTGATTGGTCTGTTTGCGGGCCTGATCAGCTTCATTCCCTATGTCGGATCGCTGACCGGGCTCGTGCTGGCGGTAGGCGTTGCCTTTGTGCAGTTCTGGCCGGACTGGATCATGGTCGCGGCTGTCGCCTGTGTGTTCTTTGTCGGGCAGTTCATCGAGGGCAATATTCTCCAGCCTAAGTTGGTGGGAAAGAGCGTGGGCCTGCACCCGGTCTGGCTGATGTTCGCGCTTTTCGCCTTCGGCGCGCTGTTCGGCTTTGTGGGCCTTTTGATTGCCGTGCCGGCAGCAGCCGCAATTGCCGTGCTGGTGCGTTTTGCGCTCTCCCGTTATCTGGAATCTCCCCTCTACAAGGGAATCAGCAACGAAGAAGCGCCGGCTGTGGCGCGCCCCGGAAAAGACTGA
- the purM gene encoding phosphoribosylformylglycinamidine cyclo-ligase, whose amino-acid sequence MAERKTGLTYAEAGVDIDAGNLMVEKIKPLVRATRRPGADGEIGGFGGLFDLKAAGFTDPVLVAANDGVGTKLKIAIDAGKHDTIGIDLVAMCVNDLVVQGAEPLFFLDYLATGKLDPEQGAAIVGGIARGCRDAGCALIGGETAEMPGMYHGDDYDLAGFAVGAAERGQLLPTDDIAEGDVILGLSSSGVHSNGYSLVRRIVAASGLNWSDPAPFDKDLTLAEALLEPTRIYVKPILKAIRSTHGIKALAHITGGGFPENIPRVLSKEFSAELDLDTIDVPPVFSWLAKTGGVEANEMMRTFNCGIGMVIVVASGQAAQVAAVLQEAGETVKPVGRIVPRGDAGVIYRGEIGL is encoded by the coding sequence ATGGCTGAGCGCAAGACCGGGCTGACTTATGCGGAAGCGGGCGTCGATATCGATGCCGGCAATCTCATGGTCGAGAAAATCAAGCCGCTGGTGCGGGCTACCCGCCGGCCCGGGGCCGATGGCGAAATCGGCGGCTTTGGCGGCCTGTTCGACCTGAAGGCAGCCGGCTTCACCGATCCGGTTCTCGTCGCGGCCAATGACGGTGTCGGAACCAAGCTCAAGATCGCCATCGATGCGGGCAAGCACGACACGATCGGCATCGACCTCGTTGCCATGTGCGTCAACGACCTCGTCGTGCAGGGCGCGGAGCCGCTGTTCTTCCTCGACTATCTGGCCACCGGCAAGCTCGATCCCGAACAGGGCGCGGCCATTGTGGGCGGAATAGCCCGTGGCTGCCGCGATGCCGGCTGTGCGCTGATCGGCGGCGAAACGGCTGAAATGCCCGGCATGTATCACGGCGACGACTACGACCTCGCCGGCTTTGCCGTGGGTGCTGCCGAACGCGGCCAGCTTCTGCCGACCGACGACATCGCCGAAGGCGACGTCATTCTCGGCCTTTCATCTTCTGGCGTGCATTCCAATGGCTATTCACTGGTGCGCCGCATCGTCGCCGCATCCGGTCTGAACTGGTCGGATCCCGCTCCCTTCGACAAGGATCTGACGCTTGCCGAAGCCCTGCTGGAACCCACCCGCATCTATGTGAAGCCGATCCTCAAGGCGATACGCAGCACGCATGGCATCAAGGCTCTGGCGCATATCACCGGCGGCGGTTTCCCGGAGAACATTCCGCGCGTGCTGTCGAAGGAATTTTCCGCCGAACTCGATCTCGACACCATCGACGTTCCGCCTGTCTTCTCCTGGCTGGCAAAGACGGGTGGCGTGGAAGCCAATGAGATGATGCGCACATTCAACTGCGGCATCGGCATGGTGATCGTGGTGGCTTCCGGTCAGGCAGCGCAAGTGGCTGCCGTTCTGCAGGAAGCCGGCGAGACCGTGAAGCCGGTCGGCCGCATCGTGCCGCGCGGCGACGCAGGTGTGATCTATCGGGGGGAAATCGGCCTATGA
- the purN gene encoding phosphoribosylglycinamide formyltransferase, whose protein sequence is MKTARKRTVVLISGRGSNMAALIEAASDTSYPAEIVGVISDQPEARGLRVAAARGIPTRTIVRSDYASKAHHDAAIDAALNGFNAEIVALAGYMRLLTAGFAEKWAGRMINIHPSLLPSFKGLEPHRRALEAGVKVHGCTVHFVTPEMDDGPIIAQAAVPVLAGDDEASLVARILKAEHPLYVLALKMLAEGKVAMEDGKVRFSAGTGLVENADTVLFSPADLRDEVDLEALARFTP, encoded by the coding sequence ATGAAGACCGCACGCAAGCGCACGGTCGTCCTGATTTCCGGACGCGGCTCGAACATGGCCGCGCTGATCGAGGCGGCATCGGACACCAGCTATCCGGCTGAAATCGTCGGCGTCATCAGTGACCAGCCGGAGGCACGCGGCCTGCGCGTAGCTGCCGCGCGCGGCATTCCCACCCGCACCATCGTGCGTAGCGACTATGCCAGCAAAGCACATCACGACGCCGCCATCGATGCAGCACTCAACGGGTTCAATGCCGAGATCGTCGCTCTTGCCGGCTACATGCGCCTGTTGACCGCCGGGTTCGCCGAGAAATGGGCGGGGCGGATGATCAATATCCACCCTTCCCTGCTGCCCTCCTTCAAGGGTCTCGAACCGCACAGGCGCGCGCTTGAGGCCGGCGTGAAGGTCCATGGCTGCACGGTCCATTTCGTCACGCCCGAGATGGATGACGGCCCCATCATCGCGCAGGCGGCCGTGCCGGTTCTGGCCGGCGACGACGAAGCTTCGCTTGTCGCGCGCATTCTGAAGGCCGAGCATCCGCTCTATGTGCTGGCGCTCAAGATGCTGGCAGAGGGCAAGGTCGCCATGGAAGACGGAAAGGTCCGCTTTTCCGCTGGCACAGGTCTGGTCGAGAATGCGGACACCGTCCTGTTTTCCCCGGCCGACCTGCGCGACGAGGTCGATCTGGAAGCGCTGGCGCGTTTCACGCCCTGA
- a CDS encoding histidine phosphatase family protein, translated as MRQLFLLRHAKSSWDDPSLSDFQRPLANRGLRAAPLMGREMARRGWLPDLALISSSVRTRQTWELAAAQWKNPCTSIFIDTIYEADPADILAEIKKTPDEAGSLLVIGHNPGLELLVSMLAGPGSSVPALEKLERKFPTAAIVRLEIGSNWQDLSAETSRLTDFITPKDIA; from the coding sequence GTGCGCCAGCTATTTCTCCTGCGGCATGCGAAATCGAGCTGGGACGACCCATCGCTCAGCGATTTCCAGCGCCCGCTCGCCAACCGCGGCCTGCGGGCCGCTCCACTCATGGGCAGGGAAATGGCGCGACGGGGTTGGCTCCCCGATCTCGCGCTGATCTCGTCTTCGGTGCGCACGCGCCAGACATGGGAACTGGCTGCCGCGCAATGGAAAAATCCCTGCACCAGCATATTTATCGACACGATTTATGAAGCCGACCCGGCTGACATTCTCGCAGAAATAAAGAAAACGCCCGACGAGGCAGGCAGCCTTCTCGTCATCGGGCACAATCCGGGGCTGGAGCTTCTGGTCAGCATGCTCGCCGGGCCGGGCTCCTCGGTCCCCGCCCTCGAAAAACTTGAACGTAAGTTTCCGACAGCCGCGATCGTGCGCCTCGAAATAGGCTCAAACTGGCAGGACCTATCCGCCGAAACATCCCGCCTGACCGACTTCATCACACCGAAGGACATCGCCTGA
- a CDS encoding ABC-F family ATP-binding cassette domain-containing protein, whose product MLIINDLSLRIAGRLLLDHASLTLPAGSKAGLVGRNGTGKTTLFRAITGDLASETGNVSMPKNTRIGQVAQEAPGTEEPLIEIVLKADKERAALLEEEKTATDPNRIAEIHIRLADIDAHTAEARAATILSGLGFDEEAQKRPASSFSGGWRMRVALAAVLFSEPDLLLLDEPTNYLDLEGTLWLESYVAKYPHTVLLISHDRDLLNRAVNSIVHLDQKKLTFWRGGYDQFERQLAEQRELQEKGRVKQEAHRKHLQSFIDRFRAKASKARQAQSRIKALERMKPIGAVLDESVRPFSFPEPQKTVASPIVAFSGVDVGYTPGKPVLKRMTLRIDNDDRIALLGANGNGKSTFAKLLAGRLPPEAGTITIAPGLKVSIFAQHQMDDLRPEENAYEHVRRLMPDAPEAKVRARVAQFGLATEKMNTAAKDLSGGEKARLLMGLAAFEGPNLFILDEPTNHLDIDSREALIHALNDFPGAVILVSHDRHLLEATVDRLWLVKDGRVEPFDGDLDDYKTIVTGQPADRREKREAEKANKADRRREAAQRRAALEPLAKQIRATEGLMDRLRKRIDGIEDELADPALYEKDAARATKLAKERSELASQLSGHEERWLEMSAEYEAGIAE is encoded by the coding sequence ATGTTGATCATAAATGACCTTTCGCTGCGTATTGCCGGCCGCCTGCTGCTCGACCACGCCTCGCTGACCCTTCCGGCAGGAAGCAAGGCCGGTCTGGTGGGACGCAACGGCACCGGCAAGACAACGCTGTTTCGCGCCATCACCGGCGATCTCGCCTCCGAAACCGGCAATGTTTCGATGCCGAAGAACACGCGCATCGGCCAGGTCGCGCAGGAAGCTCCGGGCACCGAGGAACCGCTGATCGAGATCGTGCTGAAGGCCGACAAGGAGCGCGCGGCCCTTCTTGAGGAAGAAAAGACGGCGACCGATCCGAACCGGATCGCCGAAATTCACATCCGTCTCGCAGATATCGACGCGCATACGGCCGAAGCGCGCGCGGCGACCATCCTGTCCGGGCTCGGTTTCGACGAAGAAGCGCAGAAGCGCCCGGCGTCGTCGTTTTCCGGTGGCTGGCGCATGCGCGTGGCGCTAGCTGCGGTGCTGTTTTCGGAACCGGATCTGCTGCTTCTCGATGAGCCGACCAACTATCTCGATCTGGAAGGCACGCTGTGGCTGGAAAGCTATGTGGCGAAATATCCGCATACCGTGCTGCTCATCAGCCACGACCGCGACCTTCTGAACCGGGCGGTGAACTCCATCGTCCATCTCGACCAGAAAAAGCTGACCTTCTGGCGCGGCGGCTACGACCAGTTCGAGCGCCAGCTCGCCGAGCAGCGGGAGCTTCAGGAAAAGGGCCGGGTCAAGCAGGAGGCGCACCGCAAGCATCTGCAATCCTTCATCGATCGCTTCCGCGCCAAGGCCAGCAAGGCAAGGCAGGCGCAGTCCCGCATCAAGGCGCTGGAGCGCATGAAGCCGATTGGCGCGGTGCTCGATGAATCGGTGCGGCCATTTTCCTTCCCCGAGCCGCAGAAGACCGTGGCCTCGCCCATCGTGGCCTTCTCCGGCGTCGATGTCGGCTATACGCCGGGCAAGCCGGTTCTGAAGCGCATGACGCTGCGCATCGACAATGACGACCGCATCGCGCTTCTGGGCGCCAACGGCAATGGCAAGTCCACCTTCGCCAAGCTGCTGGCTGGAAGGCTGCCGCCGGAAGCGGGCACGATCACCATTGCGCCGGGCCTGAAAGTATCGATCTTCGCCCAGCACCAGATGGACGATCTGCGGCCGGAGGAAAACGCCTATGAGCATGTGCGGCGGCTGATGCCGGATGCGCCGGAGGCGAAGGTGAGGGCGCGCGTCGCCCAGTTCGGTCTTGCAACCGAGAAGATGAACACTGCAGCCAAGGATCTCTCCGGCGGCGAGAAGGCGCGGCTTCTGATGGGGCTTGCCGCCTTTGAGGGCCCCAACCTGTTCATCCTCGACGAGCCGACCAACCATCTCGACATCGACAGCCGCGAGGCGCTGATTCACGCGCTGAACGATTTCCCCGGTGCCGTCATCCTCGTCAGCCACGACCGCCATCTGCTTGAAGCGACGGTTGATCGCCTGTGGCTGGTCAAGGATGGCCGGGTCGAGCCTTTCGACGGCGACCTCGACGACTACAAGACCATCGTCACGGGCCAGCCTGCCGACCGCCGCGAAAAGCGCGAGGCCGAAAAGGCGAACAAGGCTGATCGCCGCCGCGAGGCCGCGCAGCGCCGCGCGGCGCTTGAGCCGCTGGCCAAGCAGATCAGGGCTACCGAAGGCCTGATGGATCGGCTGCGCAAGCGCATCGACGGGATCGAGGACGAGTTGGCCGATCCGGCTCTCTACGAGAAAGACGCGGCCCGCGCCACAAAACTGGCCAAGGAGCGTTCGGAGCTTGCTTCACAGCTCAGTGGGCATGAAGAGCGCTGGCTGGAAATGTCTGCCGAATATGAAGCGGGCATTGCCGAATAG